One genomic region from Alteromonas pelagimontana encodes:
- the dapA gene encoding 4-hydroxy-tetrahydrodipicolinate synthase: MFTGSYVALITPMNDNGDIDYPALEKLVQFHIEQGTHGIVSVGTTGESATLPFDEHIEVVRQTLAMVDKKIPVIAGSGANSTAEAIFLSEQMAALGVDGFLSVVPYYNKPQQAGMIAHFNAIADATDVPVLLYNVPARTVADMLPETVAALAEHKNIVGLKDATGDIQRLKATQKLVKNDFLLLSGDDASSCEFLCEGGHGVISVTANVVPNAMSNMCDAALAKNFDACRQFNDSVKLLHDALFIEPNPVMPKWALYRMGLTKSAILRLPMVLPELASQKHIEQILQKYELISG; the protein is encoded by the coding sequence ATGTTTACAGGCAGTTACGTGGCACTGATCACGCCGATGAATGACAATGGCGACATTGATTATCCTGCACTGGAAAAACTTGTCCAGTTTCATATTGAACAGGGTACTCACGGCATTGTGTCTGTGGGAACTACAGGTGAATCTGCTACTTTACCCTTTGACGAACATATTGAAGTTGTTCGACAGACGCTGGCGATGGTAGATAAAAAAATACCAGTAATTGCCGGCAGCGGCGCCAATTCGACTGCAGAGGCTATTTTTCTTAGTGAACAGATGGCAGCCCTTGGCGTAGATGGCTTTCTTAGTGTTGTACCTTATTATAATAAGCCGCAGCAGGCGGGGATGATCGCCCACTTTAATGCTATTGCTGACGCCACCGACGTACCGGTATTACTTTACAATGTTCCTGCCCGTACTGTAGCAGACATGTTACCTGAGACAGTGGCTGCGCTTGCAGAGCATAAAAATATTGTGGGTTTGAAAGACGCCACTGGCGATATTCAACGATTAAAAGCAACCCAAAAGCTGGTAAAAAATGATTTTCTGCTATTAAGCGGAGATGACGCTTCCAGTTGTGAATTTCTTTGTGAAGGTGGTCACGGAGTCATTTCCGTCACTGCGAATGTTGTGCCTAATGCCATGTCGAATATGTGTGATGCGGCGTTAGCTAAGAATTTTGATGCGTGTCGACAATTCAATGACAGCGTAAAGTTACTTCATGACGCGCTTTTTATTGAGCCGAACCCGGTGATGCCAAAATGGGCCTTATATCGGATGGGCCTTACCAAAAGCGCGATATTACGTCTACCGATGGTTTTACCGGAACTTGCAAGCCAAAAACATATCGAACAAATACTACAAAAATACGAATTGATTTCTGGTTAA
- a CDS encoding glycine cleavage system protein R: MKQQLIVTILGTDRSGILSEIATTVSEVQCNILDSRQAIYGKEFSLTMILEGNHQAITRAECLIPPLCQRLDLLSLMKRTSHHEKQNIEHVFEVEFSGVDAAGLIKSVTRFFADRNASINAFRQRTFTDEKSGEEMMRCKLMVTVPDSVDFGELEYSLKILFDSLKLTGKVIDKYKKDKYANSASW; this comes from the coding sequence ATGAAGCAGCAATTGATCGTGACCATTCTCGGTACTGACAGAAGTGGCATTCTTAGCGAAATTGCGACAACTGTCTCCGAAGTCCAATGTAATATTCTGGATAGTCGGCAAGCTATTTATGGAAAGGAATTTTCCCTGACCATGATATTAGAAGGTAATCACCAGGCAATTACGCGTGCGGAATGTTTAATTCCGCCACTTTGCCAGCGCCTGGATTTACTTTCATTGATGAAACGCACCAGCCATCATGAAAAGCAAAATATCGAACATGTTTTTGAGGTGGAATTTAGCGGTGTTGATGCCGCAGGTTTGATTAAGTCAGTAACCCGCTTCTTTGCCGATCGCAATGCTTCTATCAACGCATTTCGCCAACGTACCTTTACCGATGAAAAATCAGGTGAAGAGATGATGCGTTGCAAGTTAATGGTCACCGTTCCGGATTCTGTTGATTTTGGCGAGCTTGAGTATTCTTTAAAGATCCTCTTCGATAGCCTTAAATTGACTGGCAAAGTCATTGATAAATACAAAAAGGATAAATATGCAAACTCTGCAAGCTGGTGA
- the bcp gene encoding thioredoxin-dependent thiol peroxidase produces MQTLQAGDNAPTFSLPDQHGDSVSLSDFKGKKVLVYFYPKAMTPGCTVQAQNLRDTKAELDAKNVVVLGVSPDPVKRLPKFIEKESLNFTLLSDEDHAVADAFGVWGLKKFMGKEYEGIHRLSFLISEEGTIEKVFDKFKTKDHHTVVLDYLSSQ; encoded by the coding sequence ATGCAAACTCTGCAAGCTGGTGACAACGCTCCCACTTTTAGTTTACCTGACCAACACGGTGACAGTGTTTCTTTAAGTGATTTTAAGGGGAAGAAAGTTTTAGTCTATTTTTATCCCAAAGCCATGACCCCGGGCTGCACGGTGCAAGCACAAAATCTGCGCGATACCAAAGCGGAACTTGATGCTAAAAATGTTGTTGTACTTGGCGTTAGCCCCGATCCGGTGAAGCGATTACCGAAATTTATTGAAAAAGAAAGCCTGAATTTCACTTTACTGTCTGATGAAGATCACGCTGTTGCCGATGCATTTGGCGTGTGGGGACTTAAGAAATTTATGGGAAAAGAATACGAGGGTATTCACCGCCTCAGTTTTCTCATTAGCGAGGAAGGGACTATTGAAAAAGTTTTCGATAAATTCAAAACCAAAGATCATCATACTGTTGTTCTTGACTACTTAAGCAGTCAGTAA
- a CDS encoding Isoquinoline 1-oxidoreductase subunit, with the protein MKAITCLAMLLISAVAFTSSLQANANASEKTQLLSASDFADIADKTARAQAMFEEIGKVIQHPRCLNCHPADNHPLQGMDMKIHEPLVFRGLGNFGVPGMECNTCHGANNVEIIAQADDIKSIPGNPKWHLAPLEMAWVGKSLGEICQQLKDKERNGGKTMAEMIHHMAEDDLVGWGWYPGKGREPVPGTQKAFGKLFKAWVDNGAHCPTA; encoded by the coding sequence ATGAAAGCAATTACTTGTCTCGCGATGCTCTTAATAAGCGCTGTTGCCTTTACATCGTCTTTGCAGGCTAACGCAAACGCATCTGAGAAAACTCAGTTGCTTTCTGCTAGCGATTTTGCGGACATAGCAGATAAAACTGCGCGCGCTCAAGCCATGTTTGAGGAAATTGGCAAGGTAATTCAGCATCCTCGCTGCCTGAACTGTCATCCCGCCGATAATCACCCATTACAGGGAATGGATATGAAAATTCATGAACCGCTAGTGTTTCGTGGGCTGGGAAATTTTGGTGTGCCAGGAATGGAGTGCAATACATGTCATGGTGCGAATAATGTGGAAATAATTGCTCAAGCGGATGATATTAAAAGTATTCCAGGCAATCCCAAATGGCACCTTGCGCCTCTGGAAATGGCTTGGGTAGGCAAGTCACTGGGCGAAATTTGTCAACAGTTAAAGGACAAAGAGCGCAACGGCGGAAAAACAATGGCGGAAATGATTCATCATATGGCCGAAGATGATTTAGTAGGCTGGGGTTGGTACCCCGGCAAAGGCCGCGAGCCGGTGCCGGGGACACAGAAAGCGTTTGGCAAACTGTTCAAAGCGTGGGTGGATAATGGCGCGCATTGTCCGACAGCATAG
- a CDS encoding xanthine dehydrogenase family protein molybdopterin-binding subunit → MKDSPNNVSRRHFLAGTGLVIGLSIIPKSLAAAMVANTDSQSRATPMNAFVRVAPDGVVTVMSKHLEMGQGPYTGLTQLVAEEMDADWEQMRVEPSPADDSTYANLAFGMQGTGGSTSIANSYEQFRKAGATAKAMLIAAAAAAWQVPSAEIAVKKGRIFHQQSNRSAGFGEMAESAALLSPPKDVTLKQPSAFKIIGSNKQRLDTPAKTTGKTTFTLDIYADEMLIALVKHAPYFGAKVASFDANKAMQIPGVVDVKAVSQGVAIFAENTFAALKGRDAVEVQWDLSQAETRSSEAIIEDYRKQMNKEGLKATNRGNVSQTLSADGVTVLEAEYVFPYLAHAPMEPLDAVLIKNQNGGIDCYSGAQFPGMDKKAIADICEIAEEKVTIHVQYAGGSFGRRAQFGSPYMREAAEVFKVSGMKRPVKHMWTREDDIRGGFYRPLFIHQLRGAIDKEGKIIGWDQVIAGQSIMQKDELDETSVEGASDLPYNIRDLRVYSHNMQTGVPVLWWRSVGHTHTAFAVEAFLDELLEKANVDPVEGRLKLLKPESRQAGVLKQVSELANKAGTVPANRARGVAVHKSFNTYVAEIAEVSEGKDGLPVVHNVWVAVDCGVAVNPNHIRAQMEGGIGFGLGAILYNAIVLTEGGKVEQSNFHDYRSLRINEMPHVEVAIVESSEPPTGVGEPGVPPIGPAVANAWRRLTGTPVRRLPIQPRQTT, encoded by the coding sequence ATGAAGGATTCACCAAATAATGTGAGCCGGCGGCATTTTCTCGCTGGTACAGGTTTGGTTATCGGGCTGTCTATTATACCAAAATCGTTGGCTGCAGCCATGGTCGCAAACACAGACAGCCAATCACGCGCGACGCCCATGAATGCATTTGTCAGGGTGGCGCCCGACGGCGTAGTAACGGTGATGTCGAAGCATTTGGAAATGGGACAAGGGCCTTACACGGGTTTAACGCAATTAGTGGCCGAGGAAATGGACGCCGATTGGGAGCAAATGCGTGTAGAGCCGTCACCTGCAGACGACAGTACCTATGCAAATCTGGCTTTCGGGATGCAAGGAACAGGTGGATCTACGTCCATTGCCAATTCTTACGAACAGTTTCGAAAAGCGGGTGCTACGGCAAAAGCCATGCTTATCGCTGCTGCGGCCGCGGCTTGGCAGGTGCCCAGCGCTGAGATAGCAGTGAAAAAGGGGCGTATTTTTCATCAACAGTCAAATCGCTCGGCGGGATTTGGTGAAATGGCAGAAAGTGCAGCTTTGCTTTCACCCCCTAAAGACGTAACGTTAAAGCAACCCAGTGCGTTTAAAATTATCGGTAGCAATAAGCAACGGCTGGACACACCGGCAAAAACTACGGGCAAAACCACCTTTACGTTAGACATTTACGCTGATGAAATGTTAATTGCACTCGTTAAGCATGCGCCTTATTTCGGCGCTAAAGTCGCGAGTTTTGATGCCAATAAAGCCATGCAGATTCCTGGTGTGGTTGATGTTAAAGCTGTTTCTCAAGGTGTGGCAATTTTTGCAGAAAACACATTTGCAGCGCTAAAAGGCCGTGATGCTGTAGAAGTTCAGTGGGATCTAAGTCAGGCGGAAACCCGTTCATCTGAAGCAATCATTGAAGACTACCGTAAACAGATGAACAAGGAGGGGTTAAAAGCCACAAATCGGGGAAACGTGTCGCAGACTTTAAGCGCTGACGGTGTAACAGTGTTGGAAGCCGAGTACGTGTTTCCTTATCTTGCTCATGCTCCCATGGAGCCTCTGGATGCGGTATTGATAAAAAACCAGAATGGCGGCATAGATTGCTACAGCGGTGCTCAATTTCCAGGTATGGATAAAAAAGCCATTGCCGATATCTGCGAGATTGCGGAGGAAAAAGTCACTATTCATGTTCAGTATGCCGGGGGCAGCTTTGGGCGCCGTGCGCAATTTGGATCGCCTTACATGCGTGAAGCCGCTGAGGTATTTAAAGTGTCCGGCATGAAACGCCCTGTAAAGCATATGTGGACACGAGAAGATGATATTCGCGGTGGCTTTTACCGCCCGTTGTTCATTCATCAACTACGTGGTGCCATTGATAAAGAGGGAAAAATTATTGGATGGGATCAGGTAATTGCTGGCCAATCGATAATGCAGAAAGATGAACTGGACGAAACCAGTGTGGAAGGCGCCTCAGATCTTCCTTACAACATTCGCGATCTCCGGGTGTATTCGCACAACATGCAAACGGGCGTACCTGTGTTGTGGTGGCGCTCGGTAGGCCACACTCATACTGCGTTTGCAGTAGAAGCTTTTCTTGATGAATTACTCGAAAAGGCCAATGTCGATCCTGTTGAAGGAAGGCTAAAGCTGCTAAAGCCTGAGTCGCGGCAGGCGGGCGTGTTAAAGCAAGTGTCGGAACTGGCTAATAAGGCCGGAACTGTGCCTGCTAACCGCGCTCGCGGAGTTGCGGTACACAAAAGTTTTAACACTTACGTTGCTGAAATTGCCGAAGTTTCAGAAGGCAAAGATGGTTTGCCCGTGGTGCATAATGTTTGGGTTGCCGTCGACTGCGGCGTAGCCGTGAATCCCAACCATATCCGCGCGCAGATGGAAGGGGGAATTGGATTCGGTTTGGGCGCTATTTTGTATAACGCTATTGTCCTTACAGAAGGTGGTAAAGTAGAGCAGTCGAATTTTCATGATTACCGTTCATTACGTATTAATGAAATGCCCCATGTTGAGGTAGCAATTGTTGAATCGTCTGAGCCACCCACAGGTGTAGGTGAACCCGGTGTTCCACCTATCGGCCCGGCAGTGGCCAATGCGTGGCGAAGACTCACAGGGACTCCTGTCCGCCGTTTACCCATTCAACCCAGACAAACCACCTAA
- a CDS encoding (2Fe-2S)-binding protein translates to MISFKLNGKSAQFDGDPDTPLLWVIRDNQKRTGTKYGCGIAQCGACTVHVNGMSQRSCVTSISSVQGNEVTTIEGVNGKEAEAIQSAWMDIDVPQCGYCQSGQVMSAVALLKQIKQPTDKDIDGAMVGNVCRCATYQRIRQAIHQAAKNVEA, encoded by the coding sequence ATGATCTCATTCAAGCTTAACGGAAAATCTGCGCAATTTGATGGCGATCCTGATACGCCCCTGTTATGGGTTATTAGAGACAACCAAAAACGCACCGGCACAAAATACGGCTGTGGTATTGCCCAATGTGGTGCTTGTACTGTTCATGTGAATGGCATGAGTCAACGTTCCTGCGTAACGTCAATCTCATCTGTACAAGGAAATGAAGTTACTACCATTGAAGGAGTAAATGGTAAAGAAGCCGAAGCAATCCAGAGCGCATGGATGGATATTGATGTGCCGCAGTGCGGCTATTGCCAGTCCGGTCAGGTAATGTCGGCGGTGGCATTGCTAAAACAAATAAAACAACCAACAGACAAAGACATTGATGGCGCAATGGTAGGCAATGTTTGCCGATGCGCCACGTATCAGCGTATCCGCCAGGCCATACATCAGGCAGCCAAAAACGTGGAGGCATAA
- a CDS encoding AI-2E family transporter: MSLVTVFGRWYRRKFSDPDAAMLLILILLTAAVLVVWGEIIMPVLVAAVIAYLLDWPVSRLIRVGVRRSVACSLVLVGFITLTIMTLVGLVPIISRQSINLIQETPLIWQKAQDWILTLPDKYPDYVQVYQIHQMMEGLNERLVEVGQQLISASFSSLGDVAALLVYLILVPLMVFFMLKDKLFFLASIHKALPQERRLITQVGHEMNSQIANYIRGKVIEIVIVGIVSCITFILMDLRYAILLGVLVGLSVLIPYIGAAVVTIPVAVVAMFQWGISPEFWYLIIAYSIIQALDGNLLVPLLFSEAVSLHPLYIIVAVLFFGGLWGFWGVFFAIPLATLVKALITAWSGNPDPRFHQHPN; this comes from the coding sequence ATGAGTTTAGTTACGGTGTTCGGGCGCTGGTACCGACGCAAATTTTCTGATCCTGACGCAGCTATGCTGTTGATTTTAATTCTGCTTACTGCCGCCGTGCTAGTTGTATGGGGGGAGATAATCATGCCAGTGCTGGTGGCGGCGGTGATTGCCTATCTGCTGGATTGGCCTGTGAGCAGGCTCATTCGTGTTGGTGTCAGGCGTTCGGTGGCTTGTAGTCTGGTATTAGTCGGCTTTATTACCCTCACCATTATGACGTTGGTCGGGCTGGTGCCTATCATATCCCGGCAAAGCATCAATTTAATCCAGGAAACGCCCCTAATCTGGCAAAAAGCGCAGGATTGGATCCTGACCCTGCCGGACAAATACCCTGATTACGTCCAGGTTTATCAAATCCATCAGATGATGGAAGGGTTGAATGAGAGGCTGGTGGAAGTCGGGCAGCAGCTGATTTCTGCGTCGTTTAGTTCTCTGGGCGATGTAGCAGCGTTGTTGGTGTACCTTATTCTGGTGCCTCTTATGGTCTTTTTTATGCTGAAAGATAAGCTTTTCTTCCTAGCAAGCATTCATAAGGCATTGCCCCAGGAGCGGAGATTGATTACGCAGGTGGGACATGAAATGAACTCTCAGATTGCCAATTACATTCGCGGCAAAGTGATAGAAATCGTGATTGTGGGTATTGTTTCCTGTATTACTTTTATTTTAATGGACTTGCGCTACGCTATTTTGCTGGGCGTGCTGGTGGGCCTTTCTGTGCTAATTCCTTATATCGGTGCTGCGGTCGTTACTATTCCTGTTGCGGTGGTAGCAATGTTCCAGTGGGGGATCAGTCCTGAATTCTGGTATCTCATTATTGCGTATAGCATTATTCAGGCACTGGACGGTAACCTGCTGGTGCCGTTGTTGTTTTCCGAAGCGGTAAGCCTGCATCCTTTATACATTATTGTAGCGGTACTCTTTTTTGGCGGCTTGTGGGGTTTCTGGGGTGTCTTTTTCGCCATTCCCTTAGCCACCCTGGTCAAAGCTTTAATTACGGCATGGTCGGGGAATCCTGATCCTCGTTTCCATCAGCATCCCAACTAA
- the bepA gene encoding beta-barrel assembly-enhancing protease, with amino-acid sequence MRLIAQKGLKVGLLLCSMSLAAVAQTNKFNDKNALPEIGVVASDALPLGKEMIIGDAVMRQMRGQAPLIMDPLLDEYLQDLGNRLVVYADNAKFPFQFFWVNNDAINAFAFFGGHIGVHSGLIHNAQSESELASVLAHEIAHVTQRHLARRMQAQQRAAPIAIASMLGGVLLAMANPQAGMAAMAGGQAASAQMQIDYTRSNEQEADRLGIAMLARAGFDPDAAAGFFSTLAEQSRMVSRPPARLLSHPLTESRIADARARAADFPKVRVQESLAFHLAKARIMARYTWDKDYSLKYFQAAVEKNDYALREAAEYGLALSYLRTENIAKAKPIIDKLLNEDSENLFYLDAATDISLAQEQYSDAIERLAPHLSRTPRNIVLAMNQANALIAAKRHGEAISILKDFLLINPHYEVAYQLLDEAYQSSKRYQDMHENKAEIYVLNGAYRRAVDELQFAYNFSGDNYLAKQRIRARIKQLRDEEERLKRL; translated from the coding sequence ATGAGATTAATAGCGCAAAAAGGATTAAAGGTAGGGCTGTTGCTGTGTAGCATGAGTCTTGCTGCCGTTGCCCAAACCAATAAATTCAATGATAAGAACGCATTACCTGAAATTGGCGTGGTCGCATCGGATGCGTTGCCCTTAGGTAAAGAAATGATCATTGGTGATGCTGTGATGCGCCAGATGCGCGGTCAGGCGCCGCTGATCATGGACCCACTGCTGGATGAATATTTGCAGGATTTAGGCAACCGGCTGGTGGTATATGCCGACAACGCCAAGTTTCCGTTTCAATTTTTCTGGGTTAACAATGATGCCATCAATGCCTTCGCATTTTTTGGAGGTCACATTGGCGTGCATTCTGGCCTCATTCACAATGCTCAAAGTGAGAGCGAGCTGGCGTCTGTCCTGGCTCATGAAATTGCTCACGTTACCCAGCGTCATCTTGCCCGGCGCATGCAAGCGCAGCAGCGAGCTGCGCCCATTGCAATAGCCTCTATGCTTGGTGGAGTATTGCTGGCGATGGCAAATCCGCAAGCAGGTATGGCGGCAATGGCGGGAGGTCAGGCGGCCTCTGCCCAGATGCAAATCGATTATACCCGCTCAAATGAGCAAGAAGCCGATCGTCTGGGCATAGCCATGCTGGCTCGCGCAGGTTTCGATCCCGATGCGGCAGCTGGCTTCTTTTCTACCCTGGCCGAACAATCCCGTATGGTATCGCGTCCGCCAGCACGGCTCCTATCTCATCCACTTACTGAATCCCGGATTGCAGATGCCCGAGCCAGAGCCGCTGATTTTCCGAAGGTTCGGGTGCAGGAGAGCCTGGCTTTTCATCTAGCCAAAGCACGAATTATGGCTCGGTACACCTGGGATAAAGATTATAGTCTTAAGTATTTTCAGGCCGCAGTAGAGAAAAATGATTATGCTCTACGTGAAGCCGCCGAGTATGGCTTGGCATTGTCCTACTTAAGAACTGAGAACATAGCCAAGGCGAAACCTATCATTGATAAACTATTAAATGAAGACAGTGAAAACCTCTTTTATCTGGATGCCGCTACTGATATTTCTCTGGCGCAAGAACAATATAGCGACGCCATTGAAAGGCTGGCTCCGCATTTAAGCAGAACACCAAGAAACATCGTATTAGCAATGAATCAGGCTAACGCCTTAATTGCAGCAAAACGGCACGGGGAAGCCATTTCTATTCTCAAAGATTTTTTGTTGATTAATCCACATTATGAAGTGGCATATCAGTTACTCGACGAAGCGTATCAGTCATCCAAGCGTTATCAGGACATGCACGAGAACAAGGCAGAAATTTATGTACTGAATGGCGCCTACCGCCGCGCAGTGGACGAGTTGCAGTTTGCCTACAACTTTAGTGGTGACAATTATTTAGCGAAACAACGTATACGTGCGCGTATCAAGCAGTTGCGGGATGAAGAGGAACGTTTAAAGCGTCTGTAA
- a CDS encoding TlpA disulfide reductase family protein: MGLQNSSINIAGFAKPVFFAALAILAVSTGALTYQFSRYDIQTLHGERYRWQALEGKWVIVNYFAQWCAPCLRELPELNSLNQSLPEDVVLLGINFDPMTETQARAMAEKHNISFDVIIADNQTSMPMTTPQYLPATYIINPKGQVAIKLAGEQTEAGLLETLNKLKLQTL; the protein is encoded by the coding sequence ATGGGATTGCAGAATTCTTCAATAAACATTGCCGGTTTCGCTAAACCTGTCTTTTTTGCGGCGCTGGCTATACTGGCTGTCAGTACCGGAGCGCTGACTTATCAGTTTTCCCGGTACGATATACAAACCTTACATGGCGAACGCTATCGTTGGCAGGCATTAGAAGGAAAATGGGTAATCGTGAACTACTTTGCCCAGTGGTGCGCACCTTGTCTTCGGGAGCTTCCTGAGCTTAATAGTCTGAATCAAAGTTTGCCAGAAGATGTCGTGCTCCTAGGCATCAATTTTGATCCGATGACCGAGACACAAGCCCGAGCAATGGCAGAAAAACACAATATCAGCTTTGACGTGATTATTGCTGACAACCAAACCTCCATGCCTATGACTACGCCCCAATATTTACCTGCCACCTATATTATTAATCCGAAAGGACAGGTAGCGATTAAATTGGCAGGTGAACAAACCGAAGCCGGTTTGCTGGAAACGCTCAATAAGCTGAAATTACAGACGCTTTAA
- the arsC gene encoding arsenate reductase (glutaredoxin) (This arsenate reductase requires both glutathione and glutaredoxin to convert arsenate to arsenite, after which the efflux transporter formed by ArsA and ArsB can extrude the arsenite from the cell, providing resistance.) — MSSITILHNPRCSKSRQTLALLEEKGIAPKIVDYLKSPLSVEEIKQLFTKLALPEVTDMMRTKEAEFKEAGLHRENVTDEEHFQAIANYPKLLERPIVINRNAAKIGRPPEAVLDIL; from the coding sequence ATGTCTAGCATTACCATTCTGCACAATCCCCGCTGCTCTAAAAGCCGTCAAACTTTGGCGCTGCTCGAGGAGAAGGGAATAGCCCCCAAAATTGTGGATTACCTAAAGTCTCCGCTATCGGTAGAAGAAATAAAGCAGCTCTTTACAAAATTGGCGTTACCCGAAGTCACTGACATGATGAGAACCAAAGAAGCGGAATTTAAAGAAGCTGGACTGCATCGTGAAAATGTCACTGACGAAGAGCACTTTCAAGCCATCGCCAATTATCCTAAATTACTGGAGCGCCCGATTGTAATAAATCGCAATGCAGCCAAAATTGGTCGTCCGCCAGAAGCCGTTCTGGATATTCTTTAG
- the wrbA gene encoding NAD(P)H:quinone oxidoreductase, producing the protein MAPVLVLYYSRHGSTKKLAETIAKGVESSGTPAMLRTVPPIYTCFDHAPDTVPQSGAPYVTARDLELCSGLALGSPTRFGNMAAPLKHFLDTTSTQWLKGALIDKPGCVFTSTSSMHGGQESTLLSMMLPLIHHGMIICGLPYSEPALHETQSGGTPYGVSHVATPHATSTESPVLTSHEEALAMAQGFRLGSLARKLHHHA; encoded by the coding sequence GTGGCTCCTGTTCTTGTGCTGTACTACAGCCGCCACGGCTCGACAAAAAAGCTTGCTGAAACCATTGCAAAGGGTGTGGAAAGTTCTGGCACGCCTGCCATGTTACGCACCGTTCCTCCTATTTACACCTGTTTTGATCACGCCCCTGATACTGTTCCCCAAAGTGGCGCGCCTTATGTAACCGCTCGGGATCTGGAACTGTGCAGTGGCTTGGCGTTAGGCAGCCCTACCCGCTTTGGCAATATGGCAGCTCCTCTTAAGCATTTTCTGGACACCACCAGCACGCAATGGTTGAAAGGTGCTTTAATAGATAAACCCGGATGTGTGTTCACTTCAACGAGCAGTATGCACGGTGGTCAGGAATCGACATTATTAAGTATGATGTTACCTTTGATTCATCACGGCATGATAATCTGCGGTTTACCATACTCGGAACCTGCCCTCCACGAGACCCAGTCTGGTGGTACACCTTACGGTGTATCTCATGTGGCTACTCCCCACGCGACATCAACAGAAAGTCCTGTACTTACCTCCCACGAAGAGGCGTTGGCCATGGCCCAGGGATTCAGGCTGGGCTCACTGGCAAGGAAGTTACATCACCATGCATAA
- a CDS encoding DUF2069 domain-containing protein, translating into MHNRSDSMSPTTRFYRYLALGSYIGLLAWVAVWQLLLNTDHSYSLTFIAIIYLLPLLLPAKGMIQGKPYTHAWANFVVLFYLIHGCTVMYAIEAERLYAAIELILVMLMFTGCCVFARRRGKELGLGLTKLKDEMKREREYFEGKN; encoded by the coding sequence ATGCATAACCGGAGCGACAGCATGTCCCCTACCACACGTTTTTACCGTTACCTCGCGCTGGGAAGCTATATCGGATTACTCGCCTGGGTGGCGGTATGGCAACTTTTGTTAAATACCGATCACTCCTACTCGCTAACATTTATTGCAATTATTTATCTACTGCCCTTACTCTTGCCAGCCAAAGGAATGATACAAGGAAAACCTTACACCCACGCCTGGGCAAATTTTGTGGTTTTGTTTTATCTCATTCATGGTTGTACGGTTATGTACGCTATAGAAGCTGAAAGGCTTTATGCAGCTATCGAACTCATACTGGTAATGCTGATGTTCACGGGTTGTTGCGTATTTGCCAGAAGAAGAGGCAAGGAACTGGGGTTGGGTCTAACGAAGCTAAAAGACGAGATGAAGAGAGAGCGTGAATATTTTGAAGGTAAAAACTAA